In one window of Fictibacillus phosphorivorans DNA:
- a CDS encoding MFS transporter, giving the protein MEAKKKWDLLALASIPLVMTLGNSMLIPVLPEIGKELNISSFQVSLIITVYSIVAILLIPIAGYLSDRFGRKKVIIPSLFIAGIGGLICGWAAWQSDHAFTFILIGRFFQGVGSSGAAPVVLPLVGDMFKEEEEVSSGLGLIETSNTVGKVLSPILGAFLATIVWFLPFWLIPVFCIISILLVMFLVKVPKKEQEKQPFKEYLKNVKQIFHNEGRWLMAIFLIGGIIMFVLFGILFYLSTILEEKYGVKGVMKGLVIAVPLLALSIASFIAGKKIKQNKIIMKWCTFISMALLGGSVFLITFTENVYFLLGALFVAGIGIGAALPSLDALITEGIEKEARGTITSIYSSMRFVGVALGPPIYAILMKQSHEIVFYTSAGVSIIGAIAAFFAIKPEKKKGGGDEEKKDPNPTQKLKPALE; this is encoded by the coding sequence ATGGAAGCAAAGAAAAAGTGGGACTTACTTGCACTAGCATCCATTCCCCTTGTGATGACTTTGGGGAATTCTATGCTCATACCCGTTTTGCCTGAGATCGGAAAAGAACTAAACATCAGCTCATTTCAAGTCTCCTTAATCATCACGGTATATTCGATCGTTGCCATCTTGTTGATTCCGATCGCTGGATATCTTTCAGACCGCTTTGGCCGTAAGAAAGTAATCATCCCTAGCCTTTTTATTGCCGGGATCGGTGGTTTGATCTGTGGTTGGGCAGCCTGGCAATCGGATCATGCGTTTACTTTTATACTTATCGGAAGGTTTTTTCAAGGTGTAGGCTCTTCTGGCGCAGCACCCGTAGTCCTACCTTTAGTAGGGGATATGTTTAAAGAGGAAGAAGAAGTGAGTTCAGGTTTAGGATTGATCGAAACATCCAATACGGTCGGAAAAGTATTGAGTCCTATTCTAGGAGCGTTTCTCGCTACGATCGTTTGGTTTCTGCCATTCTGGCTTATCCCCGTATTTTGTATTATATCTATCCTGCTGGTTATGTTCTTGGTTAAAGTTCCAAAAAAGGAGCAAGAAAAACAACCGTTTAAAGAATATCTTAAAAACGTAAAACAGATTTTTCATAACGAAGGAAGATGGCTGATGGCCATTTTTTTAATCGGTGGCATTATTATGTTTGTCTTGTTTGGTATCTTATTTTACCTATCGACCATATTAGAAGAGAAGTATGGGGTGAAGGGTGTTATGAAAGGATTAGTAATCGCTGTACCGTTATTAGCACTTTCCATAGCCTCCTTTATTGCAGGAAAGAAGATCAAACAAAATAAAATCATCATGAAGTGGTGTACGTTTATCTCTATGGCGCTGCTAGGTGGTTCGGTCTTTTTGATTACGTTTACAGAAAACGTTTATTTTCTTTTAGGTGCACTTTTCGTAGCTGGTATAGGAATTGGTGCGGCACTTCCAAGTTTAGATGCGCTAATCACTGAAGGAATTGAAAAAGAGGCAAGAGGAACAATCACTTCGATCTATAGTTCGATGCGCTTTGTTGGTGTTGCGCTCGGGCCACCGATCTATGCGATTCTCATGAAACAGTCACATGAGATTGTTTTCTATACTTCTGCAGGAGTGAGTATTATTGGAGCCATTGCTGCATTTTTTGCTATCAAACCTGAGAAGAAAAAAGGCGGGGGAGACGAAGAAAAGAAAGATCCTAATCCCACTCAAAAATTAAAACCAGCTTTAGAATAA
- a CDS encoding cyclase family protein, with protein MKIYDVSLPIFEGMPVYKNKPEKQPVFNTAQNGHVTETRISMDVHTGTHVDAPLHMVPGGDTIETLPIEKLVRKAKVIDLTSSTGFISAEDLSVKDIQKDDFVLFKTKNSWDTEFNFEFIYVNSDAAKVLAEIGIAGVGIDALGVERAQENHPTHKQLFQNNIIIIEGLQLKEVPEGEYLMVAAPLKIRGLDASPARIVLIEQ; from the coding sequence ATGAAAATATATGATGTCTCATTACCGATTTTTGAAGGAATGCCAGTTTATAAAAACAAACCTGAAAAACAACCAGTGTTTAACACCGCACAAAATGGTCATGTAACAGAAACACGTATCTCAATGGATGTTCATACAGGAACACATGTTGACGCTCCTCTGCACATGGTTCCTGGTGGAGATACGATCGAAACCCTTCCGATCGAGAAACTGGTTCGAAAAGCGAAAGTGATCGATCTTACAAGTTCTACGGGTTTTATTTCAGCTGAAGATCTTTCGGTTAAAGATATTCAAAAAGATGACTTCGTCTTATTTAAAACGAAGAATTCCTGGGACACAGAATTCAACTTTGAATTTATCTATGTAAATAGTGATGCAGCAAAAGTGTTGGCTGAAATCGGGATAGCAGGTGTCGGAATCGATGCATTGGGAGTAGAAAGAGCTCAAGAAAATCATCCTACTCACAAACAACTTTTTCAAAACAACATCATTATCATTGAAGGACTTCAGTTAAAAGAAGTTCCTGAAGGCGAATATTTAATGGTCGCTGCTCCTCTTAAAATAAGAGGCCTTGATGCATCTCCTGCAAGAATCGTATTGATTGAACAATAA
- the zwf gene encoding glucose-6-phosphate dehydrogenase → MIHSIPNASIVLFGATGDLAHRKLFPALYQLYQKGHMKENFSVVGVSRKEFSHEEFQAEVASAIHEHAQGANRQIVEKFASHFYYLKMDVTSEASYHELEELLNVLDRDYQTNGNRLYYLAMAPKFFGTIPTFLKSEGITNTEGWQRIVIEKPFGNDLPSATKLNEEIQQSFNENDIYRIDHYLGKEMVQNIQVIRFGNAIFESIWNNKYIDSVQITSSETLGVEDRAGYYEKSGALLDMVQNHMLQMVMMVAMEPPGELKPEHIRDEKVKVLRSLRFFSEEEVKKNVIRGQYSEGSMNGEQVPGYLNEENVDPKSQTETFVAAKLFIDNFRWTGVPFYIRTGKRMAVKSTEIVIQFKQGPMALYHANTENYQPNLLRIHVQPDEGVSLTLNAKPKGDTPDLLPIDMTYNNKNTAEMNSPEAYEKLLHDCLLGNSTYFTRWDEVALSWDFIDRITKSWQDGTGANLTHYPSGSMGPKEADELLKADGHSWWEPTKVREEC, encoded by the coding sequence ATGATACATAGTATTCCTAACGCATCCATCGTATTGTTCGGAGCGACTGGTGACCTTGCTCACAGAAAACTTTTCCCTGCTCTTTATCAATTGTATCAAAAGGGACATATGAAAGAGAACTTTTCTGTTGTAGGTGTTTCAAGAAAAGAATTCTCTCATGAAGAGTTTCAGGCTGAAGTTGCGTCAGCTATTCATGAACATGCACAAGGTGCAAATCGCCAAATCGTAGAAAAGTTTGCTTCTCATTTTTATTATCTAAAGATGGATGTAACGAGTGAAGCAAGCTATCATGAGCTTGAAGAACTGTTGAACGTACTCGACAGAGATTATCAAACGAATGGAAATCGCCTTTATTATCTTGCGATGGCTCCAAAGTTCTTCGGAACGATTCCTACTTTCTTAAAATCAGAAGGAATCACGAACACGGAAGGTTGGCAACGAATCGTGATTGAAAAACCATTCGGTAATGACTTGCCTTCTGCAACAAAATTAAATGAAGAGATTCAGCAGAGTTTCAATGAAAATGATATTTACCGCATCGATCACTATCTTGGTAAAGAGATGGTTCAGAACATCCAAGTGATCCGTTTCGGAAATGCCATCTTTGAATCGATTTGGAACAATAAATATATTGACTCTGTTCAAATCACATCGAGTGAAACATTAGGTGTAGAAGATCGAGCAGGTTATTATGAAAAATCTGGTGCTCTTCTTGATATGGTACAAAATCATATGCTTCAAATGGTCATGATGGTGGCCATGGAACCGCCGGGTGAATTAAAACCAGAACACATCCGAGATGAAAAAGTGAAGGTCCTACGTTCCCTGCGCTTCTTTTCAGAAGAGGAAGTGAAGAAGAATGTGATCCGTGGACAATATTCAGAAGGATCAATGAATGGAGAACAAGTTCCTGGGTATTTAAATGAAGAGAATGTTGATCCGAAGTCTCAAACAGAAACATTTGTAGCAGCTAAGCTATTTATTGATAATTTCCGTTGGACTGGCGTACCGTTCTATATCCGAACTGGTAAACGTATGGCTGTAAAATCTACAGAGATCGTCATTCAATTCAAACAAGGTCCGATGGCACTTTATCATGCGAACACAGAGAACTATCAACCAAATTTATTAAGAATTCATGTTCAACCAGATGAAGGTGTTAGTCTCACTCTGAATGCTAAACCAAAAGGTGACACACCTGATCTGTTGCCGATCGATATGACATACAACAATAAGAATACAGCTGAGATGAACTCACCAGAAGCATATGAGAAACTATTGCACGATTGCCTTCTTGGTAATTCTACTTATTTCACACGTTGGGATGAAGTGGCACTGAGCTGGGACTTTATTGACCGAATCACAAAATCATGGCAAGACGGAACGGGAGCTAATCTCACTCACTATCCGTCAGGAAGCATGGGACCTAAAGAGGCAGACGAACTATTGAAAGCTGACGGACATTCTTGGTGGGAACCTACAAAAGTTAGAGAGGAATGTTAG